GAAGCAATTGCAAGGGAGGAAAATGTGAAGCTAGTGCGTATGTTTGatgttttcctttcttccccTCTAGATTTTATatagattttttcttttcattcttcttttttggctaAATTACTGCAAACTGTGATGATGAAATGAGAAAAAATCACGTGCGATACCCTTTTATCCTTCAAGTTTTCATGCTTGTTCTTATtccaatgttttattttatatatatatatatatatgtgtgtgtgtgtgttagaTTGGCACTCCGGAAACGTAGCAGTTTTTGTGTCATGGTTATATGGGTGGAATGATCTGAAAACAATTgatgctgttgttgttgttgtttataATGAGATTGAATTACTGGAGTTACTGAATTAAATGGATTGTTTGAAATTCATGCAAATCATCTTTAACTTTCTTTGAATttattgtcttttctttttttgggtctagGAAGTCCttattatatatgaaaaattgaaatcagTCTTTTGCAATGAATCCGAGAGTATTTAAAGTTTGTTTGGTAACCATTTCGTTTTTAGTTCTCAGTTTCGTATTAGAGAGATAGAGGGAAAATATATGGGAGAAATTAGGGATATAGAATGGTGGagatataataataaataatagtgGCAGGAATGTGAAAGAAATGTTTATGAAATTATACACAGaattaaaactcaaaatcaaaaccgaAATGTTTCTTTGTAATGAACCCTAATTTACTTGCATGTTCTCTTTTTGTTctcataatattttattttccacaTCATGAATTCCAGTTCAAGCCCATTGAAatactcttctttttctgggcCTGGTGATGCTTTTTTCACCACTGGCCTCAGATTGGACTTCTCCAAATCCATATGTGGTGTCTTTGTGCTATCCAGCCCAACAATTTAAACTTGGAGATACCCTACCAGTAACTACCATGCAGCAACCTGCCTCGAAAAAATGGGGTTTAGACTGCTGCCTCAAAATCTACTTGATCTTCAATGTCCAGCCATATTTTTGTACCATGGACCATCTTTCATGATTCATGAATCATGAACATAATAAagcaaaaaaacatatatatatatcagtcctgatctcttggactacaggtgtccaagagatttgtggtcactcaccgttggatataaATTTAACgattcactcactcttgcactccttttaagaaatttttttgaaccattgaattaatatccaacggtgggtgaccacaatctcttggactcctgtggtccaagagatcgggactgatatatatatatatatatatatatatatttggtctGAAAACCCACCTGAAAATCAAATGGTCCCCCCAACTCCGAAGGACCACCACCCACCTGAAAATCAAATGGTCTGAAAACCCAAATTGGTTGCCTGTTATAATCAAGGTAGATGgcatttaattatgaaaaatactCATTGGCAGACAAGGAAACAAATAAACTTTTCTTAttaatacataattttttatatatcataATTACCCCAAAACCAATCTTATTACCTGTCATTTTCAAAAATCCCGATCAgacaatttcctttttctgaaAAACTAGTTGCATTTTGAAAACGTTGCCGTATTCTTGGAAGGACATTGTGTATCTAAGAAGTTGGAGAGAGAGGCAGGCTGCCAGTGCCaagcaaacaaaagaagaaaggagagagagaaaaagcaaaaggccTACTCAATTCTGTTTCCATAGATGCTCTGTCGACAGACACAATCAACTTTCCTTCCTTTCGTGAGTCTTTTGacctaaaataaataaataaacaaaagaagaaaggaaccACACCCACCGGGCCACAGGGCCACAGCTAGCTAACCATTCCCATTTTGTGGGTCATTATTCAACGGCTATATCTCAAAAGTTCTTCTTTCAAGTTAGAATCCCATGCATCAACCTAATATTCAAAACTGACGTAATAATCTCGCCATCTTGATCGCACGGTTCAGGATTCCCCGTTCAGGAAACTTGTGCATCAATCAATCGCATGCTTTTGTTAGTTGTGtgattaaacaaaattttccaaataaCAAGGGCCAAGATATTAGGAGCCCATGCATCTTTCTGGGCAATGTCACACTCCACAAAGTCATCACAATACCTTCCTTCACAGCAATTTTTGCAGTAATATCTGGCACAGAATCCGCTCCTAGATTGAGGCTGGGGCTGGGCCCCATGTGGGGGTACTAGTAGCACTTGAAAAACTTTGGGTAGATttgcttttttcctttttcactaCTCTATCTCTATGCTATGAatgtgtgtttttatttttattttaacaaaGCGATATTTTAACTATTTTAATGCACGGGAAGGTGATTTAACGAGCTCGCGGACGCATCGACTTAGTCAAGGGTAACCCTCATTtgcattttcataattttattaggGGTACAATTCACAAATAAAGGATAATTTCCAGAGAACAAATATACAAGCAAGCAATTGttgacaaattaaaaattaataataagaaGCTGACGTGACGCTCCCTGTCCCTGATGTAAACAATGGAGAATTGTGACATGTTGGAGGCATGTGAGACGCTCACGTGACACCTCATTGTCGTCGGTCCCATGTAGCCGAAAAGGACCCCGCAAATTTGCTTTGCCAGAGAAGCGTTTGCTACTCGTCGTCATCCACGTGGCTTACCTGCTTCGCAAGATTgaattctttgatttttcttggtGATGTTTTTCTATGCACGGTTGAAATTCTTCTATTTCCAGGTTATTTCTGACTGTATATTTATCAATAGATTCAAtactataaattaaaaaatgacgTTTGATATGATGAGATTATTTAGAATccagcttttattttatttcccaAAATATCCCTATTAAAGATAATGTCTGTTAACGTGTTGATTAATATTAGCTATAAGTATTAACAGTAGTAATTGTGAAATACGAGTGAGATGATAAGTtttgaaagaaacaaattaatttggaaacTAACTATGAATTGTGGGAGTGCCAATAGTCCTTTTTTTAGCCTTTTAGCAGGCGTAGGAATTCTAGTTTtggaaaccaaaaacaaaaaagtcaaATTAAGTCCCAATATTTGTAACGTCTTGTAAGTTTTTCCAGCTGTGAAAACCTCCGAGAGAGCTTCGcaaaccatatatatatatatatcttggaCGGCgatgatctctctctctctctctctctctctctctctctctctcataaagTCATAAAGTCATAATTCGGAACCCACAGCCCATTTAGACGTGactcttttttcatttttcgtcTCTGGAAGAGGCTAGGTGAGAAGGAACCTTTGTGTATAAGGTAAGCAAACCCTAGAAACATCGTCACCCACATACAACCTCCACGCCTTTAAGCCTTATATAAATAGCAAGCTCGCCCTCTCCAAAAACCTCtcactttatctttttctattGTTCATCATCTCATATATGTGGGTTGTTGAATCTGATATTCATCTATCATGAGCAATATTCCAAGATCTCTAACCGACTCCGCCCTCACCCTCTTCAATCTTGCAATCTCTGCTTCTGATCCTTGGcctttttctttcatctttttataACCCACCAAGAAAATTCACTTCTGTTagtctttctttaatttttccaCTAGACTCTATTAGCTAGGGTATTTTTGGTTTCTGGGTACGTAATCAATATTCTTGTGATCGGAAATGGGGTTTAGCGGCGACAGGGACAACAAACACCACCACCTCAATTTTCACCTTCACTTTCCCCACCTTCTTCATCACCATGTCAAGAACAACAAGGAGCCCAAAGACATTCCAAAGGGCTGTTTGGCCGTCATGGTGGGCCAGGGCGAGGAGCAACAGAGGTTTGTGATCCCTGTGATCTACATCAACCACCCACTCTTCATGCAGCTGTTGAAGGAAGCCGAGGAAGAGTATGGCTTTGATCAGAAGGGCCCAATCACCATTCCTTGTCACGTGGAGGAGTTCCGCACCGTTCAAGGCATGATCGATAGGGAGACTTCAGTCCACTGCCGTCACCACCATAATCAGCAGCAGCACCACCAACATCATCATGTCTTGTGTTTTAGggtttgatttcattgttgTTGGGCAGTTATGTAAATATACAATCcatatattaatttccttcgatTGATTGTTTGGTTGTGAGGACGCCTAGGGTTCTTTTCTATTTCGTTGGGACTTCATACTCGTATTTGGTTGTGAGTTTACGATGATCTTGGAA
Above is a window of Prunus persica cultivar Lovell chromosome G2, Prunus_persica_NCBIv2, whole genome shotgun sequence DNA encoding:
- the LOC18785952 gene encoding auxin-responsive protein SAUR32; protein product: MGFSGDRDNKHHHLNFHLHFPHLLHHHVKNNKEPKDIPKGCLAVMVGQGEEQQRFVIPVIYINHPLFMQLLKEAEEEYGFDQKGPITIPCHVEEFRTVQGMIDRETSVHCRHHHNQQQHHQHHHVLCFRV